The following coding sequences lie in one Mustelus asterias chromosome 6, sMusAst1.hap1.1, whole genome shotgun sequence genomic window:
- the smn1 gene encoding survival motor neuron protein 1: protein MMGEESAVGEVVFRRGCGQSDDSDIWDDTALIKAYDKAVTSFKNALKNGEYIQPYTKEGSGTGTKQKHKKNKNRKKSNVHPDRKWRVGDACNAVWSEDGNVYLATIQSVNEKQGTCVVMYTGYGNEEEQHLTELVPADSSEAENESPKQKNGFGQQSTDESDAVSPVYKSRQSNEAKLKSSMDQSTWNHCLPPEPPQMPGFGFPGTKFHGPPPILPGWLPTVPAGPPLIPPPPPMGPDSTDEDDEALGSMLIAWYMSGYHTGYYLGLKQGRMEAGMRKSPRS from the exons ATGATGGGCGAGGAAAGCGCGGTGGGAGAGGTGGTTTTCCGGAGAGGCTGCGGACAG AGCGACGATTCAGATATCTGGGACGACACAGCGCTGATAAAAGCCTACGACAAGGCAGTGACCTCTTTCAAA AATGCCCTGAAGAATGGTGAATATATTCAGCCATATACCAAGGAGGGCAGTGGAACTGGAACAAAGCAAAAACAcaagaaaaataaaaacagaaagaagaGTAATGTACATCCAGATAGAAAG TGGCGGGTTGGTGATGCTTGTAATGCAGTGTGGTCTGAAGATGGCAATGTGTACTTAGCCACTATTCAGTCTGTCAATGAAAAGCAAGGAACATGTGTTGTGATGTACACTGGTTACGGAAATGAAGAGGAGCAGCATCTGACAGAGCTTGTTCCAGCTGATAGCTCTGAAGCAGAGAATGAGAGTCCTAAACAG AAAAATGGGTTTGGCCAGCAATCGACAGATGAAAGTGATGCTGTTTCACCTGTCTATAAATCTCGTCAATCAAATGAAGCCAAATTAAAATCATCAATGGACCAGTCTACCTGGAACCACTGTCTTCCCCCTGAACCACCACAAATGCCAGGATTTGGCTTT CCTGGTACAAAGTTTCATGGTCCACCGCCTATCCTACCTGGTTGGTTACCAACAGTTCCTGCAGGACCACCA TTAATTCCGCCTCCACCTCCAATGGGTCCAGATTCAACTGATGAGGATGATGAAGCTTTGGGAAGCATGCTGATAGCATGGTACATGAGTGGCTATCACACAGGTTATTATTTG GGTCTCAAGCAAGGGCGAATGGAAGCGGGCATGAGGAAGAGTCCTCGTTCTTAG